Proteins from a genomic interval of Rosa chinensis cultivar Old Blush chromosome 2, RchiOBHm-V2, whole genome shotgun sequence:
- the LOC112185617 gene encoding uncharacterized protein LOC112185617 — protein MVGRLCRCFRIDGDPLHYSEKAKICTMVGRLCRYFRIDGHPPHYSEKAKICIMVCRLCRYFRIDGDPQHYSDVEERPHVTTDDEEEEGSLGAEDMCDAQETIFVDLDDIGDEPRTETINANGNRNGPD, from the exons ATGGTGGGAAGATTGTGTAGATGCTTTCGAATTGATGGGGATCCACTGCACTACTCAG AGAAAGCCAAGATCTGTACCATGGTGGGTAGATTGTGTAGATACTTTCGAATTGATGGGCATCCACCGCACTACTCAG AGAAAGCCAAGATCTGTATCATGGTGTGTAGATTGTGTAGATACTTTAGAATTGATGGGGATCCACAGCACTACTCAG ATGTGGAAGAAAGGCCCCATGTTACAACtgatgatgaggaggaggaaggaTCTTTGGGGGCTGAGGACATGTGTGATGCTCAAGAGACTATTTTTGTGGACTTGGATGACATAGGTGATGAGCCCAGGACTGAAACAATCAATGCAAATGGAAATAGAAATGGGCCTGACTAA
- the LOC112186260 gene encoding transmembrane 9 superfamily member 7: MGRRISGRSSLLITTVLLLISSAAHSFYLPGVAPRDFHTGDPLSIKVNKLSSTKTQLPYDYYYLNYCKPKDIVNSAENLGEVLRGDRIENSVYSFKMREEQSCVVACRVKLDAESARNFKEKINDKYRVQMILDNLPVAVLRQRRDGSPSTTYEHGFSVGFKGNYAGSKEEKYFINNHLSFRVMYHKDPETDSARIVGFEVTPNSINHEYKEWDEQNTQLVTCNKETKNLPPGSTVPQEVDKDKEIVFTFDVSFKESEIKWASRWDTYLLMNDDQIHWFSIINSLMIVLFLSGMVAMIMMRTLYRDIANYNQLDTQDEAQEETGWKLVNGDVFRAPINSNLLCVYVGTGVQIFGMTLVTMIFALLGFLSPSNRGGLMTAMVLLWVFMGLFAGYSSARLYKMFKGTEWKRNTLKTAFMFPGILFAVFFVLNALIWGEKSSGAVPFGTMIALVCLWFGISVPLVFVGSYLGFKKPAVEDPVKTNKIPRQVPEQAWYMKPVFSILIGGILPFGAVFIELFFILTSIWLNQFYYIFGFLFIVFVILLITCAEITMVLCYFQLCSEDYHWWWRSYLTAGSSALYLLLYSAFYFFTKLEITKFVSGILYFGYMLIVSYAFFVLTGTIGFYACFWFVRKIYASVKID, encoded by the exons atGGGTCGCCGGATCTCCGGCCGTTCGTCCTTGTTAATAACCACCGTGCTCCTCCTCATCTCCTCCGCAGCCCACAGCTTCTATCTCCCCGGCGTTGCTCCCCGCGATTTCCACACT GGAGATCCACTTTCTATCAAAGTGAACAAATTGTCATCTACAAAGACACAACTCCCATATGACTACTACTACTTAAATTATTGTAAGCCCAAAGACATTGTAAACAGTGCAGAAAATCTGGGGGAGGTTCTTCGTGGTGATCGCATTGAAAATTCTGTATATTCT ttCAAAATGAGGGAGGAGCAATCCTGTGTTGTAGCTTGTCGAGTAAAGCTTGATGCTGAATCTGCAAgaaattttaaggaaaaaattAATGATAAATACCGAGTACAAAT GATTTTGGATAACCTTCCAGTTGCTGTCCTCAGACAAAGGCGGGATGGAAGTCCGTCCACAACTTATGAACATGGATTCAGTGTTGGGTTCAAGGGAAATTATGCTGGG AGTAAAGAGGAGAAGTATTTTATCAACAATCACTTGAGCTTCAGAGTTATGTATCACAAAGATCCTGAGACTGACTCTGCCCGAATTGTTGGGTTCGAGGTTACTCCAAACAG TATCAATCATGAATATAAGGAATGGGATGAGCAAAATACTCAGTTGGTAACATgcaataaagaaacaaaaaatttacCTCCTGGAAGCACTGTTCCACAAGAAGTTGACAAAGATAAGGAGATTGTATTCACATTTGATGTTTCCTTTAAg GAAAGTGAAATCAAATGGGCATCTCGTTGGGACACGTACCTCCTCATGAATGACGATCAGATCCACTGGTTCTCAATTATAAACTCTCTGATGATTGTCCTCTTTTTATCTGGTATGGTGGCTATGATCATGATGAGGACTTTGTACAGAGATATCGCCAACTATAATCAGTTGGACACGCAAGATGAGGCTCAAGAAGAAACTGGATGGAAACTTGTGAATGGAGATGTTTTCAGGGCCCCAATCAATTCCAATTTACTTTGTGTCTACGTTGGTACAGGGGTTCAGATCTTTGGAATGACACTTGTAACTATGATATTTGCTTTGCTTGGCTTCCTGTCTCCTTCCAACCGAGGGGGTCTTATGACGGCCATGGTTTTGTTGTGGGTTTTCATGGGCTTATTTGCCGGTTATTCTTCTGCACGATTGTACAAGATGTTCAAGGGTACAGAGTGGAAGAGGAATACTTTGAAGACTGCATTTATGTTCCCAGGAATTCTGTTTGCCGTCTTCTTTGTGCTAAATGCCCTAATTTGGGGGGAGAAATCTTCTGGAGCCGTGCCCTTTGGGACAATGATTGCTTTGGTTTGCTTATGGTTTGGAATTTCAGTGCCTTTGGTCTTTGTGGGTAGTTATTTAGGGTTCAAAAAGCCAGCTGTTGAAGACCCTGTAAAGACTAACAAAATTCCACGGCAGGTACCAGAACAGGCATGGTATATGAAACCAGTCTTCTCAATACTTATTGGAGGCATCCTTCCATTTGGAGCTGTTTTCATTGAGCTGTTCTTTATCTTgacatcaatttggctgaaccAGTTCTATTACATATTCGGGTTCCTTTTCATCGTTTTTGTCATCCTTTTAATCACTTGTGCGGAGATAACGATGGTGCTCTGCTACTTCCAGTTGTGCAGTGAAGATTACCACTGGTGGTGGAGATCATACCTGACCGCAGGCTCGTCTGCCCTTTACCTTCTCCTCTACTCTGCCTTCTACTTTTTTACCAAGTTGGAGATCACTAAGTTTGTTTCAGGCATCCTTTACTTTGGGTACATGTTGATCGTTTCGTATGCTTTCTTTGTCTTGACTGGAACTATTGGTTTCTATGCATGCTTCTGGTTTGTTCGGAAGATTTACGCCTCTGTGAAGATTGACTGA
- the LOC112184680 gene encoding zinc finger MYM-type protein 1-like yields MSSKEQMAIVLLYVDDGNVIDRFVGIEHVTNTNAITLKDAIDGFLSRHGLSISRLRGRGYDGASNMRGELNGLKTLILNENKCAFYVHCFAHQLQLALVAVAKNHDLVSEFFTLVGNVVNVVGASAKRRDILREKHGDDILEALENNELSSGQGLNQETSVKRTSDTRWSSHYDTLISLSRMFKSVIAILEVVRMDGTSYEQKLEARVLLDYMRSYEFIFCLHLMRQVLGITNDLSKALQKKDQDIVNAMNLVTVCKERLQPMRESG; encoded by the coding sequence ATGTCCTCAAAGGAGCAAATGGCCATTGTACTACTGTATGTGGATGATGGAAATGTGATTGATCGTTTTGTGGGTATTGAGCATGTTACGAATACCAATGCTATCACACTAAAGGATGCTATTGATGGTTTTTTAAGTAGACATGGATTAAGCATTTCAAGACTACGAGGTCGAGGATATGATGGAGCAAGTAATATGAGAGGTGAACTGAATGGTTTGAAAACACTTATTTTGAATGAAAATAAATGTGCTTTTTATGTGCATTGTTTTGCTCATCAACTACAATTAGCTTTGGTAGCAGTGGCCAAGAATCATGATTTGGTTTCAGAATTCTTTACTTTGGTTGGTAATGTGGTGAATGTGGTTGGAGCATCAGCTAAAAGACGAGACATTCTTCGAGAAAAACATGGTGATGACATTTTAGAAGCACTAGAAAACAATGAGCTTTCAAGTGGTCAAGGCTTGAATCAGGAAACTAGTGTGAAGCGAACTAGTGATACACGATGGAGCTCTCATTATGATACGTTAATTAGCTTGTCTAGAATGTTCAAATCTGTGATAGCTATACTCGAGGTTGTCAGAATGGATGGAACAAGTTATGAACAAAAGCTAGAAGCAAGGGTTTTATTGGATTATATGCGATCATATGAATTTATTTTCTGTCTGCATTTGATGAGACAAGTGTTGGGAATCACAAATGATTTGTCAAAAGCACTGCAAAAGAAAGATCAAGATATTGTGAATGCTATGAACTTAGTTACTGTATGCAAGGAACGATTGCAGCCAATGAGAGAGAGTGGTTGA
- the LOC112186261 gene encoding WD-40 repeat-containing protein MSI4 produces MKGKVTEPSVNDRYTQWKSLVPVLYDWLANHNLVWPSLSCRWGPQLDQATYKNRQRLYLSEQTDGSVPNTLVIANCEVVKPRVAAAEHISQFNEEARSPFVKKYKTIIHPGEVNRIRELPQNSKIVATHTDSPDVLIWDIEAQPNRHAVLGATNSRPDLLLTGHQDNAEFALAMCPSEPFVLSGGKDKSVILWSIQDHISSLASDPGSARSPGSGGSNAKHASKVGGSNDKPTDSPSVEPRGIYQGHEDTVEDVQFCPSSAQEFCSVGDDSCLILWDARSGNSPVVKVEKAHDADLHCVDWNPHDVNLILTGSADKTVRMFDRRNLTSGGVGSPIHKFEGHNEAVLCVQWSPDKSSVFGSSAEDGLLNIWDHEKIGKKQESVGSKLPNAPPAGLFFRHAGHRDKVVDFHWNTSDPWTVVSVSDDCGSTGGGGTLQIWRMIDLIYRPEEEVLAELDKFKSHVLTCPA; encoded by the exons atgaaaggcAAAGTTACGGAGCCGTCGGTGAACGACCGTTACACGCAGTGGAAGTCGCTGGTGCCTGTGCTCTACGACTGGCTCGCCAACCACAATCTCGTCTGGCCTTCTCTCTCTTGCAG ATGGGGACCGCAGCTAGACCAAGCTACTTACAAGAACCGTCAGCGTCTTTATCTTTCCGAACAG ACCGATGGAAGTGTTCCAAATACCCTTGTCATTGCAAACTGTGAAGTTGTCAAACCTAGGGTTGCAGCTGCAGAGCACATATCACAG TTCAATGAAGAAGCACGCTCTCCTTTTGTAAAGAAGTATAAAACTATAATACATCCTGGAGAG GTGAACAGAATCAGGGAACTCCCACAGAATAGTAAGATTGTGGCCACACACACTGACAGTCCTGAT GTTCTCATTTGGGACATTGAGGCTCAACCTAATCGTCATGCTGTCCTGGGAGCTACAAATTCTCGCCCAGATCTG CTATTGACTGGACATCAAGATAATGCTGAATTTGCACTTGCTATGTGCCCCTCGGAACCCTTTGTACTCTCTGGAG GGAAGGACAAATCAGTGATTTTGTGGAGTATTCAAGATCATATCTCGTCTTTGGCATCAGATCCTGGGTCTGCAAGGTCTCCAGGATCTGGTGGTTCAAATGCTAAACATGCCTCTAAGGTTGGTGGGAGTAATGACAAACCCACAGACAGCCCTTCTGTTGAGCCACGAGGTATCTATCAAGGGCATGAGGATACTGTTGAAGATGTACAGTTCTGCCCATCTAG TGCGCAGGAGTTCTGCAGTGTAGGCGACGATTCTTGCCTCATACTATGGGATGCTAGATCTGGCAATAGTCCAGTTGTCAAG GTTGAGAAAGCTCATGATGCTGACCTTCATTGTGTAGATTGGAATCCTCATGATGTCAATCTCATTCTTACAGG GTCTGCGGATAAGACTGTTCGTATGTTTGACCGCCGGAATCTCACTTCTGGAGGAGTTGGATCACCCATTCATAAGTTTGAGGGCCACAACGAAGCTGTTCTCTGTGTTCAG TGGTCTCCTGACAAGTCCTCTGTCTTTGGAAGTTCTGCTGAGGATGGCCTATTGAACATCTGGGATCATGAAAAG ATTGGTAAGAAGCAAGAATCTGTTGGATCAAAGCTGCCAAATGCTCCTCCTGCAGGATTGTTTTTCCGACATGCTGGTCATAG GGACAAGGTTGTTGATTTTCATTGGAATACATCTGATCCCTGGACAGTAGTAAGTGTTTCTGATGATTGTGGAAGTACTGGAGGAGGCGGTACACTCCag ATATGGCGAATGATTGATTTGATTTACAGGCCTGAGGAAGAGGTGCTGGCCGAGCTTGACAAGTTCAAATCTCATGTGTTGACATGCCCTGCTTGA